A region of Streptomyces sp. NBC_01750 DNA encodes the following proteins:
- the pyrE gene encoding orotate phosphoribosyltransferase, with translation MTDVRAELLQQIKDKAVVHGKVTLSSGLEADWYIDLRRITLDGEAAPLVGQVMLDATAELDYDCVGGLTLGADPVATSMLHASAARGQRLDAFVVRKTGKAHGMQRRIEGTDVKGRRCLVVEDVSTTGGSPLTAVEAVREAGGEVVAVAVIVERGAAPAIAGAGLPYVNAFSLDELGLA, from the coding sequence ATGACTGACGTACGTGCTGAGCTGCTCCAGCAGATCAAGGACAAGGCCGTGGTGCACGGCAAAGTGACCCTCTCCTCGGGTCTTGAGGCCGACTGGTACATCGACCTGCGCCGCATCACGCTGGACGGTGAGGCCGCGCCGCTGGTCGGCCAGGTGATGCTCGATGCCACCGCCGAGCTGGACTACGACTGCGTGGGCGGTCTGACGCTCGGGGCCGACCCGGTGGCGACATCGATGCTGCATGCATCGGCGGCGCGCGGGCAGCGGCTCGACGCCTTTGTCGTACGCAAGACGGGCAAGGCGCACGGTATGCAGCGCCGGATCGAGGGCACTGACGTCAAGGGCCGTCGCTGCCTGGTCGTCGAGGATGTCTCGACCACCGGCGGTTCCCCGCTGACCGCCGTCGAGGCGGTACGGGAGGCCGGCGGCGAGGTCGTCGCGGTCGCCGTCATCGTGGAGCGCGGCGCGGCTCCGGCCATCGCCGGGGCAGGGCTTCCCTATGTCAACGCGTTCTCCCTCGACGAACTCGGTCTCGCCTGA
- the fbaA gene encoding class II fructose-bisphosphate aldolase: MPIATPEVYNEMLDRAKAGKFAYPAINVTSSQTLHAALRGFAEAESDGIVQISTGGAEFLGGQYKKDMVTGAVALAEFAHIVAEKYDINVALHTDHCPKDKLDGYVRPLLAISAERVKAGGNPLFQSHMWDGSAETLADNLAIAQELLVQAAAAKIILEVEITPTGGEEDGVTHEINDELYTTVEDALRTAEALGLAEKGRYLLAASFGNVHGVYKPGNVVLRPELLKDLQQGVSEKYGLKPGSQPFDFVFHGGSGSTAEEIATALENGVVKMNLDTDTQYAFTRPVADHMFKNYDGVLKVDGEVGSKKTYDPRTWGKAAEAGMAKRVGEACAALRSAGSKLK; encoded by the coding sequence ATGCCCATCGCGACTCCCGAGGTCTACAACGAGATGCTCGACCGGGCGAAGGCAGGCAAGTTCGCCTACCCGGCCATCAACGTGACCTCGTCCCAGACCCTGCACGCTGCGCTGCGCGGCTTCGCGGAGGCCGAGAGCGACGGCATCGTCCAGATCTCCACCGGTGGGGCCGAGTTCCTGGGCGGCCAGTACAAGAAGGACATGGTCACCGGCGCGGTCGCGCTGGCCGAGTTCGCGCACATCGTCGCCGAGAAGTACGACATCAACGTCGCCCTGCACACCGACCACTGCCCGAAGGACAAGCTGGACGGCTATGTCCGTCCGCTGCTGGCGATCTCCGCCGAGCGCGTCAAGGCAGGCGGCAACCCGCTGTTCCAGTCCCACATGTGGGACGGCTCGGCCGAGACCCTCGCCGACAACCTGGCCATCGCCCAGGAGCTGCTCGTACAGGCTGCCGCTGCCAAGATCATCCTCGAGGTCGAGATCACCCCGACCGGTGGTGAGGAGGACGGCGTCACCCACGAGATCAACGATGAGCTGTACACCACGGTCGAGGACGCGCTGCGCACCGCGGAGGCGCTCGGTCTGGCCGAGAAGGGCCGCTACCTGCTGGCCGCCTCGTTCGGCAACGTCCACGGCGTCTACAAGCCGGGCAACGTCGTCCTGCGCCCCGAGCTGCTGAAGGACCTGCAGCAGGGTGTCAGCGAGAAGTACGGCCTGAAGCCCGGAAGCCAGCCGTTCGACTTCGTCTTCCACGGCGGCTCCGGCTCGACGGCCGAGGAGATCGCCACCGCGCTGGAGAACGGCGTCGTGAAGATGAACCTCGACACCGACACCCAGTACGCCTTCACCCGCCCCGTCGCGGACCACATGTTCAAGAACTACGACGGTGTGCTGAAGGTCGACGGCGAGGTCGGCTCCAAGAAGACCTACGACCCGCGCACCTGGGGCAAGGCGGCCGAGGCCGGTATGGCCAAGCGTGTCGGCGAGGCCTGTGCCGCCCTGCGCTCCGCGGGCAGCAAGCTCAAGTAA
- a CDS encoding MalY/PatB family protein, whose amino-acid sequence MSYDFDTPVDRRGTWSVQWDGVADRFGRDGLLPFTISDMDFASPPEVLDALKRRIEHGIFGYTDWRHEDFLSAIRDWFAGRYGTDIDTDRIVYGPSVLNQLSQLLRMWTGPGDGVVVHTPTYDGFLKAISGLGRELRGAPIGDPVALERQLARPDSKVLVLCSPHNPTGTVWTEAELKEFARLAEAYDVAVISDEIHADFVHTDFVPEGRRHLPWTRFGTGRWALVTSATKAFNFPALSGSYGIIGDPDDHAAFLRRMQTGEGLASPAVLSLTAHIAAYRDGGPWLDRLNAYVAGNLRLVAERLNSAFPELQWQPPQAGYLAWIDLRPLGVDDAALQRELIERERVAIMPGTTYGSDGFLRFNVGCPRAKAEQGVDALIRALHRLA is encoded by the coding sequence GTGAGCTATGACTTCGACACCCCCGTCGACCGGCGCGGCACCTGGTCCGTGCAGTGGGACGGCGTCGCGGACCGGTTCGGCAGGGACGGGCTGCTGCCCTTCACCATCTCCGACATGGACTTCGCGTCCCCGCCCGAGGTGCTCGACGCGCTGAAGCGGCGTATCGAACACGGGATCTTCGGCTACACCGACTGGCGTCACGAGGACTTCCTGTCCGCGATACGTGACTGGTTCGCCGGCCGCTACGGCACCGACATCGACACCGACCGGATCGTGTACGGGCCCTCCGTGCTCAACCAGCTCTCGCAGCTGCTGCGGATGTGGACCGGACCGGGCGACGGCGTGGTCGTCCACACCCCGACCTACGACGGTTTCCTGAAGGCGATATCGGGCCTCGGGCGGGAGCTGCGCGGTGCGCCGATCGGCGACCCGGTGGCCCTGGAGCGTCAGCTCGCGCGCCCGGACAGCAAGGTGCTCGTGCTCTGCTCGCCCCACAACCCGACCGGCACCGTGTGGACGGAGGCCGAGCTGAAGGAGTTCGCGCGGCTCGCGGAGGCGTACGACGTCGCGGTCATCAGCGACGAGATCCATGCCGACTTCGTACACACCGACTTTGTGCCCGAAGGGCGGCGGCATCTGCCGTGGACGCGGTTCGGGACGGGCCGCTGGGCGCTGGTGACTTCAGCCACCAAGGCCTTCAACTTCCCGGCGCTCAGTGGTTCGTACGGGATCATCGGCGACCCGGACGACCATGCGGCGTTCCTGCGCCGGATGCAGACGGGTGAGGGGCTCGCCTCGCCCGCCGTACTGTCGCTGACCGCGCACATCGCCGCGTACCGGGACGGCGGGCCGTGGCTGGACCGGCTCAACGCCTATGTGGCGGGGAATCTTCGCCTCGTCGCCGAGCGGCTCAACTCCGCGTTTCCGGAACTTCAATGGCAGCCGCCGCAGGCGGGCTATCTGGCCTGGATCGATCTGCGGCCGCTCGGCGTCGACGACGCGGCGCTGCAGCGGGAGCTGATCGAGCGCGAGAGGGTCGCGATCATGCCGGGCACGACGTACGGCTCCGACGGTTTCCTGCGGTTCAACGTCGGCTGTCCCCGCGCCAAGGCGGAGCAGGGCGTGGACGCTCTGATCCGTGCCCTCCACCGGCTGGCCTGA
- a CDS encoding MFS transporter, with protein sequence MGPGKKSPEGIGPGKKAPGRIRLSTATGRWVVLTTVLGSSMALLDSTVVNVALPRIGEDLNADMAVLQWTINAYMLTLAGLILLGGALGDRFGRRKIFVFGVVWFAAGSLLCGLAPNDLVLVGARALQGVGAALLTPGSLSLIQASFHPDDRARAVGLWSGFGGVGAAVGPFLGGWLVDGPGWRWVFLINVPLAALCVPVALKHVPESRDPQAHGRFDVLGAVLGAAALALVTYALIAPSVWAGLAGVLVGVAFVLVERRRPAPMLPLSIFANRQFTAVNIVTLCVYAAFSGFFFLTALQLQVVAGYSALGAGLALLPTTVLMLLLSAKSGELGERIGPRIPLTVGPLLCATGMMLMLRVGENASFVRDVLPAMVVMGMGMVTLVAPLTATVLASVETARAGLASGINNAAARAAGLLAVAALPLLAGMGPEAYRSAAEFGATFRRAMPMCAGVLVVGSLIAWWTVRKPLPEAAPARPECRMNCGVSAPPLEAAAVVSTEPGRSG encoded by the coding sequence ATGGGCCCGGGGAAGAAGAGCCCGGAAGGGATCGGCCCGGGAAAGAAGGCTCCGGGCCGGATCAGGCTGTCCACGGCCACCGGCCGCTGGGTGGTTCTGACGACGGTGTTGGGCTCCAGCATGGCCCTGTTGGACTCAACCGTCGTCAATGTCGCGCTGCCTCGCATCGGGGAGGATCTCAACGCCGACATGGCGGTCCTCCAGTGGACGATCAACGCCTACATGCTCACGCTGGCCGGGCTGATCCTGCTCGGCGGTGCGCTCGGCGACCGCTTCGGGCGGCGGAAGATCTTCGTGTTCGGCGTGGTCTGGTTCGCGGCCGGCTCGCTGCTCTGCGGCCTCGCGCCCAATGACCTTGTGCTGGTGGGCGCCCGCGCTCTGCAGGGTGTCGGCGCGGCGCTGCTCACGCCGGGGTCGCTGTCCCTGATCCAGGCGAGCTTCCACCCGGACGACCGGGCCCGCGCGGTGGGGCTGTGGTCGGGGTTCGGTGGCGTCGGCGCGGCGGTCGGTCCGTTTCTGGGCGGCTGGCTGGTCGACGGGCCCGGCTGGCGCTGGGTGTTCCTGATCAATGTGCCGCTGGCCGCGCTGTGTGTGCCGGTCGCGCTGAAGCACGTACCGGAATCGCGCGACCCGCAGGCCCACGGCCGCTTCGATGTGCTGGGCGCGGTGCTCGGAGCCGCGGCGCTGGCGCTGGTGACGTACGCGCTCATCGCGCCGTCGGTGTGGGCGGGCCTCGCGGGCGTTCTGGTCGGGGTGGCCTTCGTACTCGTCGAGCGGCGGCGGCCCGCTCCGATGCTGCCACTGTCGATCTTCGCGAACCGGCAGTTCACCGCGGTCAATATCGTCACGCTCTGCGTGTACGCAGCCTTCAGCGGATTCTTCTTCCTCACCGCCCTGCAGCTCCAGGTGGTGGCCGGCTATTCGGCACTTGGCGCCGGTCTGGCACTGCTGCCCACCACGGTGCTGATGCTGCTGCTTTCGGCGAAATCAGGCGAGCTGGGGGAGCGGATCGGCCCGCGTATCCCGCTCACCGTCGGCCCGCTGCTCTGCGCGACGGGCATGATGCTGATGCTGCGCGTCGGCGAGAACGCTTCGTTCGTACGTGATGTGCTGCCCGCGATGGTGGTGATGGGCATGGGCATGGTGACCCTGGTCGCGCCGCTGACCGCGACCGTCCTGGCCTCCGTCGAGACCGCGCGGGCGGGGCTCGCGAGCGGCATCAACAACGCGGCGGCCCGCGCGGCCGGTCTGCTCGCGGTGGCCGCGCTACCGCTGCTGGCCGGGATGGGGCCGGAGGCGTACCGCTCGGCGGCGGAGTTCGGTGCGACGTTCCGGCGGGCGATGCCGATGTGTGCCGGGGTGCTGGTCGTGGGCTCGCTGATCGCCTGGTGGACCGTGCGGAAGCCGCTGCCCGAGGCGGCGCCTGCCCGCCCCGAGTGCAGGATGAACTGCGGGGTGTCGGCGCCGCCGCTGGAGGCGGCTGCCGTGGTCAGTACTGAGCCGGGTCGATCTGGTTGA